DNA sequence from the Antennarius striatus isolate MH-2024 chromosome 3, ASM4005453v1, whole genome shotgun sequence genome:
CTGTGAAAGCTGTGGTAATACGACTCGTCCAGGACTTCCTCCTCAGCGCCATGGGACGGTTCTCCGTTCGATAACGGAGGTTCTAGCGACGGCGTCTGAGGGACGGGTGGAGCGGCGGCAGTCCGTGACGGAACCGGGCTGAACGCCGAGTCATCCAACAAGTCTGGAACCTTCTGCATACGACAATAGGAGAGGCGGAGTCAGAAGAGTTTGGGGCGTTTCTGGGGAAGCGATGCTTCGGAGACGTCCGACACCTTCTGAGGAGACTCTGAGGAACCCGGAACCGACGGCTCGGACTCGGTGGACGGCATGTCGGACAACGTCCTGGAGAGGCGGGTCTTGGTGGGGGGCGTGTCTTTGCGTGGCGTTGAGTGGGAactggaggacaggaagtgtgagaTGCTCAGGATTCACAGCACGTTTGAAGGACTGTCAACGGTTTGACCTGAAGACGGTACCGGAAGTCCTTGTCCACGGGGGCCGCCTGCAGGAACCGGAGCTCAGCCGTGGTCAGGAACACGGTGGTGGAGCTGACCACGCTTCTAAAGGGAGCGGAGCCATTGTCAAAAGAGGCGGAGTCACTGTCAAACGAGGAGGAGCCACTGCTGGGCCTCTGGACACACATCGTGAACCTGGTTAGCCTATCCTAGCATAGAGCTGCAAGACATGCTAGCAGACAGGACGATCGGGACAGTTGTCACGGCAACAGGCGGTCCTACCTCGCTGTAGGTTTCACTCTCGTGGAACATCACCTTCATCGTGAGCTCTGGAACCATCTGTGTGCTCACGACTCTGTGAAGACAAGTAAGGGCTAGTTAGAGACTGACCAGAAGACTAGTTACTGACTGACAAGAAGACTAGTTACCGAGTGACTAGAGGACTAGTTACCAACTGACTAGAGGACTAGTTAAAGACTGACTAGAGGACTAGTTACCGACTGACTAGTGGACTAGTTACCGACTGACTCAAGGACTAGTTACCGACTGAATAGAGGACTACTTACCGACTGACTCAAGGACTAGTTACCGACTGACTAGAGGACTAGTTAAAGACTGACTCGAGGACTAGTTACCGACTGACTAGAGGACTAGTTACTGACTAGTTACTGACTCGAGGACGAGTTACCGACTGACTAGAGGACTAGTTACCGACTGACTCAAGGGCTAGTTACCAACTAGTTACTGACTCAAGGGCTAGTTACTGACTGACTCGAGGACGAGTCACCGACTGACTAGAGTAGTTGCCGACTGACTAGAGGACTAGTTAAAGACTGGCTCGAGGACTAGTTACTGACTGACAAGAAGACTAGTTACCGAGTGACTAGAGGACTAGTTACCAACTGACTAGAGGACTAGTTAAAGACTGACTAGAGGACTAGTTACCGACTGACTAGTGGACTAGTTACCGACTGACTCAAGGACTAGTTACCGACTGAATAGAGGACTACTTACCGACTGACTCAAGGACTAGTTACCGACTGACTAGAGGACTAGTTAAAGACTGACTCGAGGACTAGTTACCGACTGACTAGAGGACTAGTTACTGACTCGAGGACGAGTTACCGACTGACTAGAGGACTAGTTACTGACTGACTAGTGGACTAGTTACCGACTGACTCAAGGAGTAGTTACCGACTGACTAGAGGACTAGTTAAAGACTGACTCGAGGACTAGTTACCGACTGACTAGAGGACTAGTTACTGACTAGTTACTGACTCGAGGACGAGTTACCGACTGACTAGAGGACTAGTTACCGACTGACTCAAGGGCTAGTTACCAACTAGTTACTGACTCAAGGGCTAGTTACTGACTGACTTGAGGACGAGTCACCGACTGACTAGAGTAGTTGCCGACTGACTAGAGGACTAGTTAAAGACTGGCTCGAGGACTAGTTACCGACTGACTAGAGGACTAGTTACCAACTGACTAGAGGACTAGTTATTGACTAGGGGACTAGTTAATGACGAGAAAACTAGACAGTGACTAGAGGACTAGTTAGTGACTAGAGGACTAGTTAGTGACTAGAGGACTAGTTAGTGACTAGAGGGCTCACCTGCCCTTGAACAGGATGCAGCCTGCTaacaccagggggcagcgctGACAGGCCTGCAGGATGAGAGCAGCtttgagcagcagcagaggatcCACCTGAAAACGAAGCGTTCGTCCGTTAGCGACTTGACGCTAGGCTAACGCTGAGTCAGCACGTTTGAGCATTCTGGGTGTTGGAGGACACTTCTTGTCTCTGTCAGCAGCCCTGACCCAACAGGAAGTGTCGCCACCCCTGCTTCCTGCGTGGCGACACCAACGGGACGTACGTTGGTGGAGTCGACGGTCTTCAGGCAGGTAAAGACCCGCTGGAGGTCCGACGCGCCCGACTGGAGGTGCGACAGGTATTTGGCCCATCGGGGAGCCAGGACCTGCCGGCCGTCCAGCTGGTAGCTGCGCCGGACGGGTCCGTGGTAGAAGCAGAACAGGTCGATCAGCTGATCCAGGAGCTCGCACATCCTGTGGGTGGGAACTTCAGCCGAGCAGCCCAGCGCCTGGGGggacacaccagaacacacacactcacaataaCACACCTGGGACACACACAACCCCCACCACCGGGGGCGGGGCGCCGGACCCGTGACCCACTGACCCAGAAGAAGTCATCCTTCATCCGGACGGCGAAGCGGTGGCGGCACAGCTTCAGCGTCCTCACGGGGGAGAAGGACAGCTCGGAGACGCAGCGTCCGACGCCGGCGAGCTGCCCGCAGATCAGCTCCTGGCGGTCCAGAGGCGTCTGAGCGGAAACACAACGTCACCAACCGACAGCAACCGACGGCAAGCGACAGCAACCCACGACAACCCACCTCCTCGGGGTGGAAGTAGCAGATGCCCTCCCGCGTCAGGTCGCCCTCGTCTTTGACCTTGGAGGCGTCGTAGAGGAAGAAGTAGGAGCAcctggtgaggaagatgatgatgaaggttgTTGACAACAAACAAAGATGGAGAACTCgtccaaacaaacaacatcagAACGAATCGGCTGATTGTTTCACAAAGAGGAAGTTTCGAGTCTGTATTTGAAGGTTTTCATATTTTAGGCAGCAGCTTCCGTACCTCCCCCCTCTGGACTCTGGAGGCATCTGGTCCGCCATCAGGGTTCCTGTCGCGGGTCCAACCAGCGGGACCAGATCCGCGAATATCCCGGCATTTACAGCCCCCTCCACGGCTACATCTCTGACCCGCGACCCCCGGTGGGTTCCGAGTCTCCGGTCCCGGACCGAGACTGACAGCTTCAGAGCCCCCGCAGGAATGTGGGTCAGTCACACGCAGTGGAAGTCATGTGAAAGTACGGCGAGCGCGCAGGGACAAAGGCGAACGTTAGTATCACCGTTTTAAATGTGGCGTTAAAACGTTGTGTGTGCGGCAAAGTTAAGATAGAAATGAGACGACAACAATTAAAGGTTATGGTTTGTGACGTTTATTGTTTGTGATAAATAAAGACATCATCACGTGACAGTCAACAGGTCCGGATTACATTCTGTGGGTCGAGGATAAATTTTCTAGAATATTTCgttctttttttcccactatTTAATAGattgtcataaaaaaataaatgcaatatttttgttattttatgtttatttattttgtaagtgtcacaaaagttttttttttctttactaaaacatttagtttatttttacagCAACTGTTTCTGAAGGGAAAGCAACATTTGAAATATTCTGCTTCGTGAATTATTGGTTgatgtaaataaatactttattatgagtactgtatttatttaatagaCGGTTAAAACCAACATGGAGTAAAACCCGTCATATTTCAAACGGAACAGAATATCGTGTCTGAGCTACTTCCGTCGTTTCATGTCCGGTTAGTTCCACATGTGTTCATACCGAGCATAAACCACAAAATTATAATCCAGAGGATGAATGGAAATAATCTGAAGAGTGCAGATAGCAGATATGAATCCTGTTTTCGGTACTCGATTGCCGCTGTCTTCCGAAGCGAGCCGTGAGCGCGCAGGGGTCTGTTAACCAAAACCGGAATCAAACCGGATCCAACTAGATTTTATTTGCTTGTGACTGACGTCACGCAGGAATATGGGCTCGGTTATAAAGTCACGACGTCAAAATGTCTCCTGAAATGAGTCCCCGTCGTTGGAGGAAACATCTTTCCGTGTAAATCGCGAACGGATAATCCGCCATTTTGACTTTAAATGCGTGCGGGCTAATCCTaatatgatgaaggtgtgacgCTTCGTTCTTGAGTGTGATTGGCTAATGGCTGTCCGTTACTTAGCTGATTTGTCACTTTAAATAAGGACAGCAAGCCGAGCCAATCAGACGTGGAAGGGGGCGGGTCTAGCGGGGTGGCTGGGCACGACGGAAGCCCACGGCGTCCAAGAAGCCAAAGAGCGGATAAACACTGGATTTATCCGTCTAATAAGCGTTTTCATTGAATTTAAATCAGTATAATTCAACAGAATAAAcatagaaaacatgttttatattcaacTGCTCTACAGTTCACTGACGTTATGAATCTAAATCTATTCtggaaaatcaataaaatacaaccgtgaaaatagtttaaaaaaaacaaaatcatacaTCTAATATGATTTGAAAACGCTtgaatgtaaaatgtatgtTATTCATCCTGCGACGATCAGACCACAAACGGATGGAACACATATTCCCTTTAAATCTTTCTGCACTTTGAAACAAGTGTTTTTAGA
Encoded proteins:
- the hps4 gene encoding BLOC-3 complex member HPS4, encoding MADQMPPESRGGRCSYFFLYDASKVKDEGDLTREGICYFHPEETPLDRQELICGQLAGVGRCVSELSFSPVRTLKLCRHRFAVRMKDDFFWALGCSAEVPTHRMCELLDQLIDLFCFYHGPVRRSYQLDGRQVLAPRWAKYLSHLQSGASDLQRVFTCLKTVDSTNVDPLLLLKAALILQACQRCPLVLAGCILFKGRVVSTQMVPELTMKVMFHESETYSERPSSGSSSFDSDSASFDNGSAPFRSVVSSTTVFLTTAELRFLQAAPVDKDFRSHSTPRKDTPPTKTRLSRTLSDMPSTESEPSVPGSSESPQKKVPDLLDDSAFSPVPSRTAAAPPVPQTPSLEPPLSNGEPSHGAEEEVLDESYYHSFHSDGSRDNQAPPKGGASAFRDNCVLQGRAGEVDSGKLYDLRRPGNGLPHSGGPEEDEQSPLVPMTLYLHRVRGLVLALLVDPPFMSDAASMEDVYHCSLASLNGLEAHLRTVPPGAPGVPGPYFFAHFDCIQSTMTANLSGRPGGGPERPFVKATSLLHSHFCNTETLQEAIIRSAGAAVYGTRSVAQETFFQQHGGSLRNSGVPNHQDSAFSLPSKARHRLLKHGVNLL